In a genomic window of Erigeron canadensis isolate Cc75 chromosome 5, C_canadensis_v1, whole genome shotgun sequence:
- the LOC122599621 gene encoding probable caffeoyl-CoA O-methyltransferase At4g26220: protein MEAAKIPKSLLESDELYKYIMETNVYPREHEALKHLRAVTATHPRAIMATAPAAGQMISILLKLIGAKKTIEIGVFTGYSLLLTALAIPNDGKIVAIDVSREFYEIGRPVIKNAGVEHKIDFIESEAIPALDKLLEIHGNEESFDYAFVDADKINYINYHEKIMKLLKVNGVVVYDNTLWFGSVAHHEDSVEERLRNGRASTVKFNEALANDPRIEISLVPLGDGITICRRLY, encoded by the exons ATGGAGGCTGCAAAAATACCCAAAAGCTTATTGGAAAGTGATGAGTTATACAAG TACATCATGGAAACTAATGTTTACCCTCGTGAACATGAAGCCTTGAAGCACCTTCGAGCTGTTACTGCCACACATCCACG GGCTATAATGGCTACAGCGCCTGCTGCTGGTCAGATGATTTCGATTTTGTTAAAACTCATTGGTGCTAAAAAGACAATAGAAATCGGGGTCTTTACAGGTTACTCGCTGCTTTTAACTGCGCTAGCGATCCCTAATGATGGCAAG ATAGTCGCGATAGATGTGAGTCGGGAGTTCTACGAGATTGGTCGACCAGTGATAAAAAATGCTGGGGTGGAGCACAAGATTGATTTCATCGAATCAGAGGCTATACCGGCTCTTGATAAATTGCTTGAAATA CATGGCAATGAAGAAAGCTTTGACTATGCTTTTGTTGACGCCGACAAAATAAACTACATCAACTATCATGAGAAAATCATGAAACTCTTGAAAGTGAATGGGGTCGTTGTGTACGACAACACACTCTGGTTTGGGTCAGTTGCACATCATGAAGATTCAGTCGAGGAAAGACTTAGAAACGGGAGAGCTAGCACCGTCAAGTTTAATGAAGCACTTGCAAATGACCCTCGTATCGAAATCTCTTTGGTTCCTTTGGGCGATGGCATCACAATTTGTAGACGTCTTTACTAA
- the LOC122599325 gene encoding probable caffeoyl-CoA O-methyltransferase At4g26220: MEAAEIPKGLLQSDELYKYILETNVYPREHEALKHLRSLTATHPRAMMGTAPDAGQMISNLLKLIGAKRTIEIGVFTGYSLLLTALAIPDDGKIVAIDVNRESYEIGRPVIKNAGVEHKIDFIESEAIPALDKLLEIRENEGSFDYAFVDADKINYTNYHEKIMKLLKVNGVVVYDNTLWFGSVAQDEDSVIERLREGRANTIKFNQTLANDPRIDISMVPLGDGITICRRLY, encoded by the exons ATGGAAGCTGCGGAAATACCCAAAGGCTTATTGCAAAGTGATGAATTATACAAG TACATCCTGGAGACTAACGTCTACCCCCGTGAACATGAAGCCTTGAAGCACCTTCGATCTCTTACCGCTACACATCCACG GGCTATGATGGGTACAGCGCCTGATGCGGGCCAGATGATCTCGAATTTGTTAAAACTCATTGGTGCTAAAAGGACAATAGAAATCGGGGTCTTTACGGGTTACTCGTTGCTCTTAACTGCGCTAGCTATTCCGGATGATGGCAAG ATTGTCGCGATAGATGTGAATAGGGAATCCTACGAGATTGGTCGACCGGTCATCAAAAACGCCGGGGTGGAGCACAAGATTGACTTCATCGAATCAGAGGCTATACCGGCTCTTGATAAGTTGCTTGAAATA CGTGAAAATGAAGGAAGCTTTGACTATGCTTTTGTTGACGCGGACAAGATAAACTACACCAACTATCATGAGAAAATCATGAAACTGTTGAAGGTGAATGGGGTTGTTGTGTACGATAACACACTCTGGTTTGGGTCAGTTGCACAAGATGAGGATTCGGTTATTGAAAGACTTAGAGAGGGGAGAGCCAACACTATCAAGTTTAATCAAACACTTGCAAATGACCCTCGTATCGACATCTCTATGGTTCCATTAGGTGATGGCATCACAATTTGTAGACGTCTTTACTAA